The following are encoded in a window of Numida meleagris isolate 19003 breed g44 Domestic line chromosome 13, NumMel1.0, whole genome shotgun sequence genomic DNA:
- the TBC1D24 gene encoding TBC1 domain family member 24 isoform X1, producing the protein MDEYNRFVDWDKMDVTVQSQDIKELTCTEFQELKQLARQGYWAKSHSLRAKVYHKLISNIPCRTVTPDANVYRDIVVKIVGKRNSSSLPLPEFVDDSLVPTYCLNAEGIGAVRKIILCIANQFPDISFCPALPSVIALLLHYSRDEAECFEQVCRILACNDPSKRLIDQTFLAFESSCMTFGDLVNKYCQAAHKLMVAVSEDVLEVYSDWQRWLFGELPMVYIARVFDVFLVEGYKVLYRVALAILKFFHKVRAGQPMESDSVQQDIRAFVRDIAKSVSPERLLEKAFAIRLFSRKEIQLLQMANEKALQQKGITVKQKSVTAPKRQNVHLAVHAENFKSEIVSVKEMRDIWSWIPERFALCQPLLLFTTLEHGCSLSRFYSHSEGHEPTLLLIKTTAKEVCGAYLSTDWSERRRGGNKLSFFGTGECFVFRLQPEVERYEWVIIKHPELAASGSEPGNHASPASNSLSFGSPPSDPSDRLSPFLSARHFNLPSKTASMFMAGSSECIIVGGGDGQALYLDADLNHGRTSHCNTFNNQPLCSESFQISVLEVWGFRDTMNG; encoded by the exons ATGGATGAATACAACCGCTTTGTGGATTGGGACAAAATGGATGTTACTGTCCAGAGCCAGGATATAAAGGAACTGACCTGCACGGAGTTCCAGGAGCTAAAGCAGCTGGCCCGGCAAGGCTACTGGGCCAAGAGCCACTCACTGAGAGCCAAAGTGTACCACAAGCTGATTAGCAATATCCCATGTCGCACAGTGACCCCAGATGCAAACGTTTACCGGGACATTGTGGTGAAGATAGTTGGAAAACGTAACAGTAGCTCCCTTCCACTGCCAGAGTTTGTGGACGACAGCCTCGTCCCCACGTACTGCTTGAACGCAGAAGGCATTGGGGCAGTTAGGAAGATTATATTGTGCATTGCAAATCAGTTCCCAGACATATCATTCTGCCCTGCACTGCCTTCTGTGATAGCCTTGCTCCTCCACTACAGCAGGGACGAGGCGGAGTGCTTCGAACAGGTTTGTCGCATCCTTGCTTGCAACGACCCGTCGAAGCGGCTCATCGATCAGACATTCCTAGCTTTTGAGTCCTCCTGCATGACCTTTGGGGACCTGGTTAACAAGTACTGCCAGGCAGCACACAAGCTGATGGTGGCAGTGTCTGAGGACGTGCTGGAGGTGTACTCTGACTGGCAGCGGTGGCTCTTTGGAGAGCTGCCCATGGTTTACATTGCTCGGGTCTTTGACGTGTTTCTGGTGGAGGGCTACAAAGTTCTCTATCGTGTTGCGCTGGCTATCCTGAAGTTTTTTCACAAAGTCAGAGCTGGGCAGCCCATGGAGTCTGACAGCGTGCAGCAGGATATTCGAGCTTTTGTGAGAGACATTGCTAAGTCGGTGTCTCCAGAGAGGCTTCTGGAAAAAGCCTTTGCTATCCGCCTCTTCTCACGGAAGGAgatccagctgctgcagatggcCAATGAGAAAGCTTTACAGCAGAAGGGCATCACGGTCAAACAGAAAAG TGTTACAGCTCCAAAAAG GCAGAATGTGCACTTGGCCGTCCACGCGGAGAACTTCAAGTCTGAAATTGTCAGTGTGAAAGAGATGCGAGATATCTGGTCGTGGATCCCGGAGCGCTTTGCACTTTGCCAACCCCTCTTGCTCTTCACCACCTTGGAACACGGCTGCAGTCTGAGCAG GTTCTATTCTCACAGTGAGGGACATGAGCCAACTCTTCTTCTCATCAAGACCACAGCAAAAGAG GTCTGCGGTGCTTACCTGTCAACCGACTGGAGCGAGCGCAGGCGAGGCGGGAACAAGCTGAGTTTCTTTGGAACTGGGGAGTGCTTTGTGTTTAGG CTGCAACCAGAAGTGGAACGCTACGAGTGGGTGATCATAAAACACCCAGAATTGGCCGCAAGTGGCTCCGAGCCAGGAAACCATGCCTCGCCAGCCTccaacagcctttcctttggAAGCCCTCCCTCAGACCCATCCGATCGCCTTTCTCCCTTCCTATCAGCTCGGCACTTCAACTTACCTTCCAAAACAGCTTCCATGTTCATGGCTGGCAGCAGTGAATGCATCATTGTAG gaGGCGGTGATGGCCAGGCTCTTTACCTCGATGCAGACCTGAACCATGGAAGAACCAGCCACTGCAACACTTTCAATAATCAACCGTTGTGTTCCGAAAGCTTCCAGATCTCTGTCTTGGAGGTGTGGGGCTTCAGGGACACCATGAATGGCTGA
- the TBC1D24 gene encoding TBC1 domain family member 24 isoform X2, whose product MDEYNRFVDWDKMDVTVQSQDIKELTCTEFQELKQLARQGYWAKSHSLRAKVYHKLISNIPCRTVTPDANVYRDIVVKIVGKRNSSSLPLPEFVDDSLVPTYCLNAEGIGAVRKIILCIANQFPDISFCPALPSVIALLLHYSRDEAECFEQVCRILACNDPSKRLIDQTFLAFESSCMTFGDLVNKYCQAAHKLMVAVSEDVLEVYSDWQRWLFGELPMVYIARVFDVFLVEGYKVLYRVALAILKFFHKVRAGQPMESDSVQQDIRAFVRDIAKSVSPERLLEKAFAIRLFSRKEIQLLQMANEKALQQKGITVKQKRQNVHLAVHAENFKSEIVSVKEMRDIWSWIPERFALCQPLLLFTTLEHGCSLSRFYSHSEGHEPTLLLIKTTAKEVCGAYLSTDWSERRRGGNKLSFFGTGECFVFRLQPEVERYEWVIIKHPELAASGSEPGNHASPASNSLSFGSPPSDPSDRLSPFLSARHFNLPSKTASMFMAGSSECIIVGGGDGQALYLDADLNHGRTSHCNTFNNQPLCSESFQISVLEVWGFRDTMNG is encoded by the exons ATGGATGAATACAACCGCTTTGTGGATTGGGACAAAATGGATGTTACTGTCCAGAGCCAGGATATAAAGGAACTGACCTGCACGGAGTTCCAGGAGCTAAAGCAGCTGGCCCGGCAAGGCTACTGGGCCAAGAGCCACTCACTGAGAGCCAAAGTGTACCACAAGCTGATTAGCAATATCCCATGTCGCACAGTGACCCCAGATGCAAACGTTTACCGGGACATTGTGGTGAAGATAGTTGGAAAACGTAACAGTAGCTCCCTTCCACTGCCAGAGTTTGTGGACGACAGCCTCGTCCCCACGTACTGCTTGAACGCAGAAGGCATTGGGGCAGTTAGGAAGATTATATTGTGCATTGCAAATCAGTTCCCAGACATATCATTCTGCCCTGCACTGCCTTCTGTGATAGCCTTGCTCCTCCACTACAGCAGGGACGAGGCGGAGTGCTTCGAACAGGTTTGTCGCATCCTTGCTTGCAACGACCCGTCGAAGCGGCTCATCGATCAGACATTCCTAGCTTTTGAGTCCTCCTGCATGACCTTTGGGGACCTGGTTAACAAGTACTGCCAGGCAGCACACAAGCTGATGGTGGCAGTGTCTGAGGACGTGCTGGAGGTGTACTCTGACTGGCAGCGGTGGCTCTTTGGAGAGCTGCCCATGGTTTACATTGCTCGGGTCTTTGACGTGTTTCTGGTGGAGGGCTACAAAGTTCTCTATCGTGTTGCGCTGGCTATCCTGAAGTTTTTTCACAAAGTCAGAGCTGGGCAGCCCATGGAGTCTGACAGCGTGCAGCAGGATATTCGAGCTTTTGTGAGAGACATTGCTAAGTCGGTGTCTCCAGAGAGGCTTCTGGAAAAAGCCTTTGCTATCCGCCTCTTCTCACGGAAGGAgatccagctgctgcagatggcCAATGAGAAAGCTTTACAGCAGAAGGGCATCACGGTCAAACAGAAAAG GCAGAATGTGCACTTGGCCGTCCACGCGGAGAACTTCAAGTCTGAAATTGTCAGTGTGAAAGAGATGCGAGATATCTGGTCGTGGATCCCGGAGCGCTTTGCACTTTGCCAACCCCTCTTGCTCTTCACCACCTTGGAACACGGCTGCAGTCTGAGCAG GTTCTATTCTCACAGTGAGGGACATGAGCCAACTCTTCTTCTCATCAAGACCACAGCAAAAGAG GTCTGCGGTGCTTACCTGTCAACCGACTGGAGCGAGCGCAGGCGAGGCGGGAACAAGCTGAGTTTCTTTGGAACTGGGGAGTGCTTTGTGTTTAGG CTGCAACCAGAAGTGGAACGCTACGAGTGGGTGATCATAAAACACCCAGAATTGGCCGCAAGTGGCTCCGAGCCAGGAAACCATGCCTCGCCAGCCTccaacagcctttcctttggAAGCCCTCCCTCAGACCCATCCGATCGCCTTTCTCCCTTCCTATCAGCTCGGCACTTCAACTTACCTTCCAAAACAGCTTCCATGTTCATGGCTGGCAGCAGTGAATGCATCATTGTAG gaGGCGGTGATGGCCAGGCTCTTTACCTCGATGCAGACCTGAACCATGGAAGAACCAGCCACTGCAACACTTTCAATAATCAACCGTTGTGTTCCGAAAGCTTCCAGATCTCTGTCTTGGAGGTGTGGGGCTTCAGGGACACCATGAATGGCTGA
- the ATP6V0C gene encoding V-type proton ATPase 16 kDa proteolipid subunit, whose amino-acid sequence MSSGSTPEYASFFAVMGASAAMVFSALGAAYGTAKSGTGIAAMSVMRPELIMKSIIPVVMAGIIAIYGLVVAVLIANALSPTITLFKSFLQLGAGLSVGLSGLAAGFAIGIVGDAGVRGTAQQPRLFVGMILILIFAEVLGLYGLIVALILSTK is encoded by the exons aTGTCCTCCGGCAGCACCCCCGAGTACGCTTCCTTCTTCGCCGTGATGGGCGCCTCGGCCGCCATGGTCTTCAGCG CCTTGGGAGCCGCTTATGGAACTGCGAAGAGTGGCACGGGTATTGCGGCCATGTCTGTCATGAGGCCTGAGCTCATCATGAAGTCAATTATTCCTGTTGTCATGGCGGGTATTATAGCTATCTATGGCCTCGTAGTGGCGGTCCTCATTGCCAATGCCCTTTCACCAACTATCACACTATTCAA GAGCTTTCTTCAGCTGGGTGCTGGCTTGAGCGTGGGCCTCAGCGGTCTGGCTGCTGGCTTTGCCATTGGCATCGTGGGTGATGCAGGTGTACGGGGAACAGCGCAGCAGCCCAGGTTATTTGTGGGCATGATCCTCATTTTGATCTTCGCTGAAGTCTTGGGTCTCTACGGCCTCATTGTTGCCCTTATCCTCTCCACAAAGTAA